From a region of the Sphaerodactylus townsendi isolate TG3544 linkage group LG09, MPM_Stown_v2.3, whole genome shotgun sequence genome:
- the NRSN1 gene encoding neurensin-1: protein MSAYADICASSQAQQGSTENNYQRYGVRSYLHQFYEDCTASIWEYDDDFQIQRSPSRWSSAFWKVGLISGTVFMLIGIIVLIVGFLVPPKIEALGVEDFVVVDTHAVQFNRALDVCKLAGAILFCIGGTTVAACLLMSAFAKSYSKEEKYLQQKFKERIADMKAHTHPVTKAPAPGESKIPVTLSKIQNVQPLSET from the exons ATGAGTGCTTATGCTGACATCTGTGCATCCAGCCAGGCCCAGCAAGGTTCTACAGAGAATAACTATCAGCGCTATGGAGTTCGCTCTTACCTGCATCAATTTTATGAGGACTGCACAGCATCCATTTGGGAGTATGACGATGATTTTCAGATCCAGAGATCACCTAGCAGGTGGAGCTCTGCATTCTGGAAG gtcgGACTCATCTCCGGGACGGTGTTTATGCTGATAGGGATAATTGTTCTTATAGTAGGTTTTCTGGTGCCCCCCAAAATTGAAGCCCTGGGTGTTGAAGATTTTGTAGTGGTGGATACACATGCTGTTCAGTTCAACAGAGCCCTTGACGTGTGTAAGTTGGCAGGAGCAATTTTGTTTTGTATCGGAGGGACCACAGTGGCAGCTTGCTTGCTAATGTCTGCGTTTGCCAAAAGCTACTCCAAAGAAGAAAAGTACCTGCAGCAGAAATTTAAAGAGCGAATAGCAGACATGAAGGCCCACACCCACCCAGTCACAAAGGCCCCAGCACCTGGAGAATCCAAGATACCTGTCACTCTGTCCAAAATTCAAAATGTCCAGCCATTATCTGAAACCtga